A window of Solea senegalensis isolate Sse05_10M linkage group LG20, IFAPA_SoseM_1, whole genome shotgun sequence contains these coding sequences:
- the LOC122786141 gene encoding mucin-19-like isoform X3, whose protein sequence is MMVNMLLFALILLASSSQPAEASLKLRCPRSATTNTTSAPTTTKGSDNGAAAPMPTTTPTTTATTAATTAATTVPATATTAATTVPAIATTAATTVPAATQESATAAATAAAAAVAAAAAATAATAAASTTGYKSEQAAAAADKARAAAQLAAAAAQALLNGQMSPEEAAKVAEEAAKVAKEAAKAALEAAQSAPESSADLVKKIAEASSNASAAADKAAEAAKKAASAKTAESADAAAAATKEAAAAAARALEALQQVLSEAKNKPSDTSTGTSPLQQLAILAAELAAEMANATSAKAEAAAAAAAAAARAATEEMSTQKAKEAADLAKEAVESALAAAAAGKAATTATATATELSSPSAPEANVTTPTLAEAATGAATAASSAATAVAAAAAALADIAAGKSPASAKNTSEAALAAAIAAAAVASGNATPTDASDAATRAADEATAAALNSISAATTAPEATAELAKKALEAAIMASMAARSAAEAGELAAEYESTMTPEIAADVLRAAKFAADQAKAAAAVLKPLLTSPDIGSLPAETATTLNLAIAAAQTATTWAAEVAKKIEEMEKAASTKPDEAAASLNDAINAAKLASGASIVAAASAKGGEDATVPAATRESATAAAAAAAAAAAAAAAATAATAAASTTGYNAEQAATAADKARAAAQLAAAAAQGLLNGQMSPEEAAKVAEEAAKVAKEAAKAALEAAQLAPESSANLVKKIAEASSNASAAADKAAEAAKKAASAKTAESADAAAAAAKEAAAAAARALEALQQVLSEAKNKPSDTSTGTSPLQQLAILAAELAAEMANATSAKAEAAAAAAAAAARAATEEMSTQKAKEAADLAKEAVESALAAAAAGKAATTATATATELSSPSAPEANVTTPTLAEAATGAATAASSAATAVAAAAAALADIAAGKSPASAKNTSEAALAAAIAAAAVASGKKTPKEASDAATRAADEATAAALNSISAATTAPEATAELAKKALEAAIMASIAATSAADAGELAAEYESTMTPEIAAAVLTAAKLAADQAKAAAAVLKPLLTSPDIGSLPAETAAALNLVIAAAQTATTWAAEVAKKIEEMEKAASTKPDEAASSLNDAINAAKLASILANITAIAAEGTETADTSIPPTTPPATTAPATTTSNKVEIELTPALRLALTVKAAASAAAAASAAAAAGGATCALAGESTAPQAAKAIESAQEVARIAVLLASGLKTPAEAAFAATDAATAARKAADEAIEKSKKSASLERVANASLIAANAAAQAATAANNAAIRKTLAASVIKEVAQVEKMVMDKSDIAKQIMKEAAASASEPARSSLLAAQAVATMAKVAALIASTASGDQASEAKVAAESAGAAALAAYSALPQVVSTATAPGDEAAAAPATTAPATTTSNKVEIELTPALRLALTVKAAASAAAAASAAAAAGGATCALAGESTAPQAAKAIESAREVARIAVLLASGLKTPAEAAFAATDAATAARKAADEAIEKSKKSASLERVANASLIAANAAAQAATAANNAAIRKTLAASVIKEVAQVEKMVMDKSDIAEQIMKEAAASASEPARSSLLAAQAVATMAKVAALIASTASGDQASEAKVAAESAGAAALAAYGALPQVVSTATAPGDEAAAAPATTAPATTTSNKVEIELTPALRLALTVKAAASAAAAASAAAAAGGATCALAGESTAPQAAKAIESAQEAARIAVLLASGLKTPTDAAFEARNTATAARKAADEAIEKSKKSASLERVANASLIAANAADQAATAAVNAAIFDKALAASVIKEVAQVEKMVMDKSDIAKQIMKEAAASASEPARSSLLAAQAVATMAKVAALIASTASGDQASEAKVAAESAGAAALAAYGALPQVVSTATAPGDGAAAAPATTAPATTKRQITIVSMATSIAGATAGLAATTAAAVGPLTKEEIAALKAAQEAAKVATSLAEGESTLRVAADAAGAAADAAEAATTVSENRAAANKIMVAARAAAEAAKEAANVAEKAASSDTVEGLEEAAKSAKKAADQAKTAMSNYNSAVVDDAVEITKAVADLTISMATSATTVLLHASQNNTELLESTAKITAAIATLAVNRTLILLSTTAPVSSQVKNATVAASAAAAGAAAAAAAAAAAAAGPGALDAAREAARAAKEATDAAKGLKEGTVSRKEATEKTKAAAAAAAAAATAAKRAAATSSTVPAAQGVELANAAEEAAAAAKEASKAASMASSASSLRDLTDASVAAGDAATLTQDVAKQLKDILSGADGSTPAQLKILGSVSEIADLATSAAEMANKTMETAIKVASGSTPSSDLEAVMDSSALVATDTTSIVAGLTEGLINDISAGNGSGSGSGSGSGSGSGSGSGSGSASASSSDSVSGSGSGSGSGSVTAAAVSNRLSVVCATAAAIAAAVLL, encoded by the exons ATGATGGTAAACATGTTGCTCTTCGCTCTGATACTGCTGG CATCCAGCAGCCAGCCTGCTGAAGCAAGCCTGAAACTCCGCTGTCCCAGAAGTGCAACCACAAATACAACATCTGCCCCAACCACAACAAAGGGTAGTGATAATGGAGCCGCTGCCCCAATGCCCACTACTACTCCTACAACCACAGCAACAACTGCAGCAACAACTGCAGCAACAACTGTACCAGCAACTGCAACAACTGCAGCAACAACTGTACCAGCAATTGCAACAACTGCAGCAACAACTGTACCAGCAGCAACTCAAGAAAGTGCAACAGCAGCTGCaacagccgcagcagcagcagtagcagcagcagcagcagcaacagcagcaacagcagcagcatccacaACAGGATACAAATCtgaacaagcagcagcagctgcagacaaaGCGAGAGCAGCTGCACagttggcagcagcagcagctcaagcACTACTCAACGGACAAATGTCACCAGAAGAGGCCGCTAAAGTTGCAGAAGAAGCAGCCAAAGTTGCCAAAGAAGCAGCAAAAGCAGCACTAGAAGCAGCACAATCAGCACCAGAGTCAAGCGCAGATCTAGTGAAGAAAATAGCAGAGGCCTCGTCAAACgcatcagctgctgcagacaaAGCAGCAGAGGCTGCAAAGAAAGCTGCCTctgcaaaaacagcagaaagTGCAGACGCAGCCGCAGCAGCCAcaaaagaggcagcagcagctgcagcaagaGCTCTGGAGGCACTACAGCAGGTATTATCAGAAGCCAAAAACAAACCATCTGACACAAGCACAGGAACATCACCACTGCAACAATTAGCCATTTTAGCAGCAGAGCTGGCAGCAGAAATGGCCAATGCAACATCAGCtaaagcagaagcagcagctgcagcagcagcagcagcagcaagggCAGCAACTGAAGAAATGTCCACTCAAAAGGCAAAGGAAGCAGCTGATTTGGCTAAGGAGGCAGTAGAGTCTgcactggcagcagcagctgctggaaaagcagcaacaacagcaacggCCACGGCAACTGAGCTATCATCACCATCTGCTCCCGAAGCAAATGTGACCACACCAACACTTGCAGAAGCAGCAACGGGAGCAGCCACAGCGGCATCATCTGCAGcgacagcagtagcagcagcagcagcagcactagcAGACATCGCTGCAGGAAAATCACCAGCAAGTGCAAAGAACACTTCAGAGGCTGCACTAGCAGCTGCCATCGCTGCCGCCGCAGTAGCAAGTGGTAACGCTACACCAACAGACGCATCTGATGCAGCGACACGGGCCGCAGATGAAGCTACAGCTGCTGCACTTAACTCAAtatcagcagcaacaacagcaccaGAGGCAACAGCAGAATTAGCAAAGAAAGCACTTGAAGCAGCAATAATGGCCTCCATGGCAGCAAGatcagcagcagaagcaggCGAACTGGCAGCAGAGTATGAGTCCACAATGACACCAGAAATTGCAGCAGATGTCCTCAGAGCTGCAAAATTTGCAGCAGATCAAGCTAAAGCAGCAGCGGCAGTGTTGAAACCTCTGCTAACATCACCAGACATCGGATCATTACCAGCAGAAACAGCTACAACTCTAAACTTAGCCATCGCTGCAGCTCAGACAGCAACTACGTGGGCAGCAGAAGTGGCAAAGAAGATTGaagaaatggaaaaagcagCGTCAACAAAACCAGACGAGGCAGCAGCATCCCTAAATGATGCAATAAATGCAGCAAAATTAGCAAGTGGTGCTTCCATAGTAGCAGCAGCATCGGccaaaggaggagaagatgcaACTGTACCAGCAGCAACTCGAGAAAGTGCtacagcagccgcagcagccgcagcagccgcagcagccgcagcagcagcagcaacagcagcaacagcagcagcatccacgACAGGATACAACGCTGAACAAGCAGCAACAGCTGCAGACAAAGCGAGAGCAGCTGCACagttggcagcagcagcagctcaaggACTACTCAATGGACAAATGTCACCAGAAGAGGCCGCTAAAGTTGCAGAAGAAGCAGCCAAAGTCGCCAAAGAAGCAGCAAAAGCAGCACTAGAAGCAGCACAATTGGCACCAGAGTCAAGCGCAAATCTAGTGAAGAAAATAGCAGAGGCCTCGTCAAACgcatcagctgctgcagacaaAGCAGCAGAGGCTGCAAAGAAAGCTGCCTctgcaaaaacagcagaaagTGCAGACGCAGCCGCAGCAGCCGcaaaagaggcagcagcagctgcagcaagaGCTCTGGAGGCACTACAGCAGGTATTATCAGAAGCCAAAAACAAACCATCTGACACAAGCACAGGAACATCACCACTGCAACAATTAGCCATTTTAGCAGCAGAGCTGGCAGCAGAAATGGCCAATGCAACATCAGCtaaagcagaagcagcagctgcagcagcagcagcagcagcaagggCAGCAACTGAAGAAATGTCCACTCAAAAGGCAAAGGAAGCAGCTGATTTGGCTAAGGAGGCAGTAGAGTCTgcactggcagcagcagctgctggaaaagcagcaacaacagcaacggCCACGGCAACTGAGCTATCATCACCATCTGCTCCCGAAGCAAATGTGACCACACCAACACTTGCAGAAGCAGCAACGGGAGCAGCCACAGCGGCATCATCTGCAGcgacagcagtagcagcagcagcagcagcactggcagaCATCGCTGCAGGAAAATCACCAGCAAGTGCAAAGAACACTTCAGAGGCTGCACTAGCAGCTGCCATCGCTGCCGCCGCAGTAGCAAGTG GTAAAAAGACACCAAAAGAGGCATCTGATGCAGCGACACGAGCCGCAGATGAAGCTACAGCTGCTGCACTTAACTCAAtatcagcagcaacaacagcaccaGAGGCAACAGCGGAATTAGCAAAGAAAGCACTTGAAGCAGCAATAATGGCCTCCATCgcagcaacatcagcagcagatgCAGGAGAACTGGCAGCAGAGTATGAGTCCACAATGACACCAGAAATTGCAGCTGCTGTCCTCACAGCTGCAAAATTAGCAGCAGATCAAgctaaagcagcagcagcagtgttgaaACCTCTGCTAACATCACCAGACATCGGATCATTACCAGCagaaacagctgctgctctaAACCTAGTCATCGCTGCAGCTCAGACAGCAACTACGTGGGCAGCAGAAGTAGCAAAGAAGATTGaagaaatggaaaaagcagCGTCAACAAAACCAGATGAGGCAGCATCATCCCTAAATGATGCAATAAATGCAGCAAAATTAGCAAGTATCCTTGCTAATATCACAGCAATAGCAGCAGAGGGAACAGAAACAGCAGATACAAGCATACCACCAACAACTCCACCCGCTACAACTGctccagcaacaacaacatcaaacaaaGTGGAAATAGAACTGACTCCAGCATTGCGCTTAGCACTGACCGTGaaagcagcagcatctgcagcagcagcagcatctgcagcagcggcagcaggtGGAGCTACTTGTGCATTAGCTGGAGAATCAACAGCCCCGCAAGCCGCTAAAGCAATTGAGTCTGCGCAAGAAGTGGCCAGAATAGCAGTTTTACTGGCATCCGGACTAAAAACACCGGCAGAGGCAGCATTTGCAGCAACAGACGCTGCCACAGCCGCCAGAAAAGCAGCAGATGAAGCTATCGAGAAATCGAAAAAATCAGCATCACTCGAAAGAGTAGCAAACGCATCGCTGATTGCTGCAAACGCCGCAGCtcaagcagcaacagcagcaaacaaTGCAGCCATTCGCAAAACTCTCGCTGCTAGCGTGATCAAAGAAGTTGCACAAGTTGAAAAGATGGTGATGGACAAATCAGATATCGccaaacaaataatgaaagaaGCAGCGGCATCTGCCAGTGAACCAGCACGCTCATCATTGTTGGCAGCGCAAGCAGTGGCAACAATGGCCAAAGTAGCAGCATTGATAGCATCTACAGCCAGCGGAGACCAGGCATCAGAGGCCAAGGTGGCAGCCGAAAGCGCCGGCGCCGCAGCACTGGCAGCTTACAGCGCACTGCCACAGGTAGTCAGCACTGCTACTGCACCAGgtgatgaagcagcagcagcacccgctACAACTGCACCCGCtacaacaacatcaaacaaaGTGGAAATAGAACTGACTCCAGCATTGCGCTTAGCACTGACTGTGaaagcagcagcatctgcagcagcagcagcatctgcagcagcggcagcaggtGGAGCTACTTGTGCATTAGCTGGAGAATCAACAGCCCCGCAAGCTGCTAAAGCAATTGAGTCTGCACGAGAAGTGGCCAGAATAGCAGTTTTACTGGCATCCGGACTAAAAACACCGGCAGAGGCAGCATTTGCAGCAACAGACGCTGCCACAGCCGCCAGAAAAGCAGCAGATGAAGCTATTGAGAAATCGAAAAAATCAGCATCACTCGAAAGAGTAGCAAACGCATCGCTGATCGCTGCAAATGCCGCAGCtcaagcagcaacagcagcaaataATGCAGCCATTCGCAAAACTCTCGCTGCTAGCGTGATCAAAGAAGTTGCACAAGTTGAAAAGATGGTGATGGACAAATCAGATATCGCCgaacaaataatgaaagaaGCAGCGGCATCTGCCAGTGAACCAGCACGCTCATCATTGTTGGCAGCGCAAGCAGTGGCAACAATGGCCAAAGTAGCAGCATTGATAGCATCTACAGCCAGCGGAGACCAGGCATCAGAGGCCAAGGTGGCAGCCGAAAGCGCCGGCGCCGCAGCACTGGCAGCTTACGGCGCACTGCCACAGGTAGTCAGCACTGCTACTGCACCAGgtgatgaagcagcagcagcac CCGCTACAACTGCACCCGCtacaacaacatcaaacaaaGTGGAAATAGAACTGACTCCAGCATTGCGCTTAGCACTGACCGTGaaagcagcagcatctgcagcagcagcagcatctgcagcagcggcagcaggtGGAGCTACTTGTGCATTAGCTGGAGAATCAACAGCCCCGCAAGCTGCTAAAGCAATTGAGTCTGCGCAAGAAGCGGCCAGAATAGCAGTTTTACTGGCATCCGGACTAAAAACACCGACAGATGCAGCATTTGAGGCAAGAAACACTGCCACAGCCGCCAGAAAAGCAGCAGATGAAGCTATCGAGAAATCAAAAAAATCAGCATCACTCGAAAGAGTAGCAAACGCATCGCTGATCGCTGCAAACGCCGCAGAtcaagcagcaacagcagcagtaaatgCAGCCATCTTTGACAAAGCTCTTGCTGCTAGCGTGATCAAAGAAGTTGCACAAGTTGAAAAGATGGTGATGGACAAATCAGATATCGccaaacaaataatgaaagaagcagcagcatctgcCAGTGAACCAGCACGCTCATCACTGTTGGCAGCGCAAGCAGTGGCAACAATGGCCAAAGTAGCAGCATTGATAGCATCTACAGCCAGCGGAGACCAGGCATCAGAGGCCAAGGTGGCAGCCGAAAGCGCCGGCGCCGCAGCACTGGCAGCTTACGGCGCACTGCCACAGGTAGTCAGCACTGCTACTGCACCAGgtgatggagcagcagcagcacccgctACAACTGCTccagcaacaacaaagagacagatTACAATTGTGTCCATGGCCACTTCGATCGCAGGCGCAACAGCAGGgttagcagcaacaacagcagcagctgttggaCCATTGACCAAAGAAGAAATAGCTGCACTCAAGGCTGCGCAAGAAGCTGCTAAAGTCGCCACATCATTAGCAGAGGGGGAATCAACACTACGAGTGGCCGCAGATGCAGCAGGcgcagcagcagatgcagcagaggcagcaacAACGGTCTCAGAGAATAGAGCAGCAGCAAACAAGATCATGGTGGcagcaagagcagcagcagaagctgcAAAAGAAGCAGCAAACGTGGCTGAAAAAGCAGCGTCATCAGACACAGTGGAAGGTTTGGAAGAAGCTGCAAAGTCAGCGAAAAAAGCAGCAGATCAAGCAAAAACTGCCATGTCAAACTACAATTCAGCAGTAGTGGATGATGCAGTAGAGATCACCAAGGCAGTGGCAGACCTGACAATATCGATGgcaacatcagcaacaacgGTGCTGTTACATgcatcacaaaacaacactgaatTACTGGAATCAACTGCAAAAATAACTGCAGCCATTGCAACACTAGCAGTCAATCGCACACTGATTCTGCTGTCGACAACAGCACCAGTGTCTTCCCAAGTCAAGAATGCAACAGTCGCAgcatctgcagctgcagcaggggCAGCAGCCGCAGCGGCTgcggctgcagctgctgccgccGGACCAGGAGCACTTGATGCTGCCAGGGAAGCAGCAAGAGCTGCCAAGGAGGCAACAGACGCTGCCAAGGGTCTTAAAGAGGGAACGGTATCCAGGAAAGAAgcaactgaaaaaacaaaagcagcagcggcagcagcggcagcagcagcgacagcagcaAAGCGAGCCGCGGCAACGAGCTCAACAGTGCCAGCAGCACAAGGAGTGGAGTTAGCAAATGCAGCGGAGgaagcagcggcagcggcaaaGGAAGCATCAAAAGCAGCCTCGATGGCATCATCTGCAAGTTCACTGAGAGATCTGACAGATGCCAGCGTGGCTGCGGGAGATGCGGCCACACTGACCCAAGATGTGGCAAAACAGTTGAAAGACATCTTATCAGGCGCTGACGGGTCAACGCCGGCACAGCTTAAGATTCTGGGATCTGTGAGCGAAATAGCAGACTTGGCAACATCAGCAGCGGAGatggcaaacaaaacaatggagaCGGCAATTAAAGTGGCATCAGGGTCCACACCCTCATCAGACCTGGAGGCAGTGATGGACTCGTCAGCACTGGTTGCCACGGACACGACTTCAATCGTAGCAGGTTTAACAGAAGGTCTGATCAATGACATATCAGCCGGAaatggttctggttctggttctggatctggctctggctctggctctggctctggatCTGGCTCTGGATCTGCATCTGCATCAAGTTCAGATTCAGTTTCAGGATCTGGTTCAGGGTCTGGATCGGGATCAGtaacagcagctgcagtcagCAACAGACTGAGTGTGGTTTGTGCCACGGCGGCGgccattgctgctgctgtgctcctGTAA